A region from the Malus domestica chromosome 07, GDT2T_hap1 genome encodes:
- the LOC103439379 gene encoding uncharacterized protein: MASLYVKAVPPADLNRNTEWFMYPGVWTTYILILFFSWLLVLSIFGCSPGMAWTIVNLSHFAVTYHFFHWKKGTPFADDQGIYNGLTWWEQMDSGKQLTRNRKFLTVVPVVLYLIASHTTDYQHPMLFFNSLAVIVLVIAKFPNMHKVRIFGINGDK, from the exons ATGGCTAGTCTGTATGTAAAAGCTGTGCCACCTGCGGATCTGAATAGGAACACAGAGTGGTTCATGTACCCTGGTGTTTGGACCACCTATatcctcatcctcttcttctCTTGGCTTCTCGTGCTCTCAATCTTTGGCTGCTCTCCCGGCATGGCTTGGACCATAGTCAATCTCTCTCATTTTGCg GTCACATATCACTTCTTCCACTGGAAGAAAGGAACTCCCTTTGCTGATGACCAGGGGATCTACAATGGACTGACATGGTGGGAGCAGATGGATAGTGGAAAGCAGCTCACTCGCAACAGGAAGTTCTTAACCGTTGTTCCTGTGGTGCT GTACTTGATAGCTTCGCACACAACTGACTACCAGCATCCGATGCTGTTTTTCAACAGTCTTGCAGTCATCGTGCTGGTCATAGCGAAATTCCCCAACATGCACAAAGTCCGGATCTTTGGAATCAATGGAGATAAGTGA